The following proteins are co-located in the Candidatus Aegiribacteria sp. genome:
- a CDS encoding ribonuclease HIII, protein MSELIKLVDNGVRILRKNGIRLESRKDLVNGIQIRFADGSGSCGFNFYYSKKNGFTVIPAGGDIVLIKRIEDLLLNDETQQADETWIGTDEAGKGDYMGPLTVAAVYADADLAADLKKIGVTDSKKLSDKVIRKYAGEIRSIAPKISTVISVNPTEYNRRFIQLKVSGKNSLDLLAECHAEAISRLLKHVRKPTRIIIDKFCPEKRIRYLLPSGDYKLDLRIGGESDTAVAAASILARDAYLNGLEVIADRYKIRAIPGAGKETDSVCREFVKKYGSDVLDSIAKVHFRNTMKINSLFPD, encoded by the coding sequence TTGAGCGAATTGATAAAACTGGTTGATAACGGGGTCAGAATTCTTCGAAAAAACGGGATACGATTGGAAAGTCGAAAGGATCTGGTCAATGGAATCCAGATCAGGTTTGCCGATGGTTCTGGCAGCTGCGGATTCAACTTCTATTATTCAAAGAAAAATGGGTTTACGGTAATTCCAGCCGGTGGTGACATAGTTCTCATTAAGAGAATTGAGGATCTGCTATTAAATGATGAAACCCAGCAAGCGGATGAAACATGGATAGGTACCGATGAGGCTGGAAAAGGTGATTACATGGGACCGCTGACAGTAGCGGCGGTGTATGCTGATGCCGATCTTGCAGCTGACTTAAAGAAGATTGGTGTTACTGATTCAAAAAAACTCAGTGATAAAGTTATAAGGAAATACGCTGGAGAAATACGTAGTATTGCACCGAAAATCTCAACTGTTATCTCAGTAAATCCGACCGAATACAACAGAAGATTCATTCAACTGAAAGTATCCGGAAAGAACAGTCTTGATCTCCTGGCTGAATGCCACGCGGAAGCGATATCCCGCCTGTTGAAGCATGTTCGGAAGCCAACAAGAATTATTATCGATAAATTCTGTCCTGAAAAGAGAATCAGGTATCTGCTACCCTCTGGCGATTACAAACTGGACCTTCGTATAGGGGGAGAATCCGATACGGCAGTCGCAGCTGCCTCAATTCTTGCGAGAGATGCGTATCTTAATGGTCTGGAAGTAATTGCGGATCGATATAAGATCAGAGCTATTCCAGGTGCCGGGAAGGAAACTGACTCAGTCTGCAGAGAATTCGTTAAGAAGTACGGATCAGATGTTCTGGACAGTATAGCGAAGGTGCATTTTAGAAATACAATGAAGATCAACTCGCTTTTTCCTGATTGA
- a CDS encoding PD-(D/E)XK nuclease family protein, giving the protein MYTKHMITGYDPVSRTLTTGIGNLIDLIRFPDTLVPPEHPLNVRRRQKAHFAFQKKMEKKGWKKEIPVELKLKIHGINFHIRGRLDLLLESDGNFTVLEVKTIPFQPDFEDPADSRIRHVLQLCFYAKALAGERHISPESIQASLVYLVIKTKTPERYDFPLDVFGMRVEEAWLKHLENIADYLNEEDAQKRKQVSALENFSFPYGSLRSGQQEIIDDVKTAITDQACLMIQAPTGTGKTAAVLFGALQEILPRRLTLFFLTAKNTHKQIVDETLRLIISGGLPLRAVFITAREKVCLRGRSSCLPDDCPFASEFGKKVRESGVIRNLLNRKVIGPDSLVEMAESAGVCPFELQLIISTRCDVVTCDYNYVFDPHVYLKRFFLEKSTSASCSLLIDEAANLPSRARDYYSPEIRLSWVELLLDDHECPQYRRKLLDPWEEKFREFNNLLNENNGQEYELPPDTQLELHIEQWMNHFIELRDAPEELRLMFRSILDFSKISDSYDSRFHLLFRAKNNDRVLQWFCTDPSEFLNERLQACHSSIAFSATLTPFNHFRDLLGFPQEPETRNRSISYPFPEENLGVWIDPSIDTRYKSRTLSVTLLAEKLRNIYSSIPGTWLVFFPSYVYMDLIRGFLDESSLPLLIQTPGMNREERTSFISQIESGSHLVLTVSGGIFAEGIDLRSETIRGAVIVGPSLPGMNLRLKLLSESYSIRNRNGFLHTWAIPGIVRVIQAAGRLIRNEEQRRTIILIGKRFTRYPYIGLLPEHWFSNGSIQLLSNGLDDIIKFLK; this is encoded by the coding sequence TTGTATACTAAACACATGATTACCGGCTATGATCCCGTTTCAAGAACGCTCACCACTGGTATCGGAAACCTGATAGATCTTATAAGGTTCCCCGATACTCTGGTTCCGCCCGAACACCCGCTGAATGTTCGTAGAAGACAGAAGGCTCATTTTGCATTTCAGAAGAAGATGGAAAAAAAGGGCTGGAAAAAGGAAATTCCTGTTGAACTGAAACTGAAAATCCATGGGATAAATTTCCATATAAGAGGCAGACTGGATCTGCTACTTGAATCGGATGGGAATTTCACTGTTCTCGAAGTGAAAACGATTCCTTTTCAGCCGGATTTTGAAGATCCTGCTGACAGTAGGATCAGACATGTGCTGCAGCTATGTTTCTATGCAAAAGCGCTTGCCGGTGAGCGACATATATCCCCGGAATCAATTCAGGCCAGTCTTGTCTACCTTGTAATAAAAACTAAAACGCCAGAGAGATATGATTTCCCGTTAGATGTGTTTGGAATGAGGGTTGAAGAAGCCTGGCTCAAACATCTCGAGAATATTGCTGATTATCTGAATGAAGAGGACGCTCAAAAGAGGAAACAGGTTTCCGCTCTTGAAAATTTCAGTTTCCCCTACGGTTCCCTCCGGTCCGGTCAGCAGGAAATTATCGATGATGTAAAAACAGCTATAACCGATCAGGCCTGCCTGATGATTCAAGCTCCGACGGGCACCGGAAAAACAGCTGCAGTTCTGTTCGGAGCTCTTCAGGAAATACTCCCGCGAAGATTAACACTGTTCTTTCTGACTGCAAAAAACACTCACAAGCAAATTGTTGATGAAACTCTCAGGCTGATCATCAGCGGGGGGCTTCCGCTTCGAGCAGTATTCATAACGGCAAGAGAGAAAGTATGCCTGAGAGGAAGATCATCCTGCCTGCCTGATGATTGCCCTTTTGCCTCAGAATTCGGAAAAAAAGTGAGAGAATCAGGTGTGATACGAAATCTCCTGAACCGGAAGGTAATAGGTCCGGACAGTCTGGTGGAAATGGCTGAGAGCGCTGGTGTCTGCCCGTTTGAACTGCAACTGATTATTTCAACAAGATGTGATGTTGTAACATGTGATTACAACTACGTTTTTGATCCGCATGTCTATCTCAAGCGATTCTTTCTGGAGAAATCCACTTCAGCTTCATGCTCTCTCCTGATCGATGAAGCGGCAAACCTGCCGTCCAGAGCAAGGGATTACTATTCCCCTGAAATAAGGCTATCCTGGGTTGAACTACTTCTTGATGACCATGAATGTCCGCAGTACAGAAGGAAACTGCTTGACCCCTGGGAAGAAAAATTCCGGGAATTTAATAATCTTCTGAACGAGAATAATGGACAGGAATATGAACTCCCGCCGGATACACAACTCGAACTGCATATTGAACAATGGATGAATCATTTCATTGAGCTGAGAGACGCTCCAGAAGAACTCAGACTGATGTTCAGATCGATCCTGGATTTCTCGAAAATATCTGACTCCTATGACAGCAGGTTTCATCTGCTCTTCCGTGCGAAAAATAATGACAGAGTTCTGCAATGGTTCTGCACAGATCCTTCCGAATTCCTGAATGAAAGACTTCAGGCCTGCCACAGTTCCATTGCGTTCTCCGCGACACTCACGCCATTTAACCATTTCAGGGATTTGCTTGGATTCCCTCAAGAACCGGAAACCAGAAATAGAAGCATCTCTTACCCGTTTCCGGAAGAGAATCTCGGTGTCTGGATTGATCCGAGCATAGATACAAGATATAAAAGCAGAACGTTGTCAGTAACACTTCTCGCTGAGAAATTGAGGAATATCTATTCAAGCATACCCGGAACATGGCTCGTCTTCTTCCCATCTTATGTATATATGGATCTGATCAGAGGATTTCTTGATGAAAGCTCCTTGCCACTTCTGATCCAGACTCCCGGAATGAACCGTGAAGAGAGAACATCCTTCATCTCTCAAATAGAATCAGGTTCCCATCTTGTCCTTACGGTCTCGGGTGGGATTTTCGCCGAGGGAATTGATCTGCGATCAGAAACCATCAGAGGAGCTGTAATTGTGGGACCATCACTTCCGGGAATGAACCTTCGTCTGAAACTGCTTTCCGAAAGCTATTCAATCCGAAATAGAAATGGTTTTCTTCATACATGGGCAATTCCGGGCATTGTGAGAGTAATTCAGGCAGCTGGAAGACTCATCAGAAATGAAGAACAGCGAAGGACGATTATTCTTATTGGGAAGAGATTCACCAGGTATCCCTACATAGGTCTTCTACCTGAACACTGGTTCAGTAATGGATCAATACAACTGTTATCCAACGGATTGGATGATATAATAAAGTTCTTGAAATGA